From one Candidatus Delongbacteria bacterium genomic stretch:
- a CDS encoding class I SAM-dependent methyltransferase — MVSKCIICESSCSKKRFDNQNFISVCSYCGHVYRNLEECPAGSRYSPWGGNSLFDKFRNNLTFNDISRSFSFTKGSILELGFGSGYLLGKMYSRGFNVSGIDKELLGIKIDKEIKENAKLYFGDLETTELPENEYDLVYGIHLIEHISNLEKVLIKIFKSLKNDGKIYFLTPTSDSLGLKIFGKFWWNFEDPTHYNFYSSKSIYILLEKCGFKNIQISYPSWDSLTVEINSLIRMISKNHTDNGVLSGKLTLGINLLLLPFAFILRLFFSKISPTMKIIAIKE; from the coding sequence ATGGTCTCTAAATGTATTATATGTGAATCTTCATGTTCAAAAAAAAGATTTGATAATCAAAATTTTATATCTGTATGTTCATATTGTGGTCATGTTTACAGAAATTTAGAAGAGTGCCCAGCAGGTAGTAGATATTCACCATGGGGAGGGAACTCTCTATTTGATAAATTTAGAAATAATTTGACGTTTAACGATATTAGCAGATCTTTTAGCTTTACGAAAGGATCAATATTGGAACTCGGTTTTGGGAGTGGATATCTCCTTGGCAAAATGTATAGTAGAGGTTTCAATGTGTCAGGAATTGACAAAGAGTTGCTGGGAATTAAGATAGATAAAGAGATAAAAGAAAATGCAAAACTGTATTTTGGTGATTTAGAGACTACAGAACTACCTGAAAATGAGTATGATTTAGTTTACGGAATTCATCTTATTGAGCATATATCAAATTTGGAAAAAGTACTTATAAAAATTTTTAAATCTCTAAAAAATGATGGAAAAATATATTTTCTAACGCCAACTTCTGATTCTTTAGGTTTAAAAATTTTTGGTAAATTTTGGTGGAATTTTGAAGATCCAACACATTATAATTTTTATTCATCTAAATCAATTTATATTTTGTTAGAAAAATGTGGTTTTAAAAACATTCAAATTAGTTATCCTTCATGGGATAGTCTTACGGTGGAAATAAACAGTTTAATTCGGATGATTAGTAAAAATCATACAGATAATGGTGTGCTATCTGGGAAATTGACTTTAGGTATAAATTTACTTCTACTTCCTTTTGCTTTTATACTTAGGTTGTTTTTTAGTAAAATTTCACCAACTATGAAAATTATAGCTATAAAAGAATAG
- a CDS encoding magnesium transporter CorA family protein produces MYTIYKKFNNTLKQIDNIEKDCWIKVVSPTEKEMDFFTETLDLPRDYFTDLLDVDEIARFEPEDRSFFIVIRIPVITTRGDEVEYNTIPLGIIIIPDRCIITVSYKDNEIIDTFINIKNRIMDTEKRDRSLLQIISRSVSLFITFLKQIRQQSNMIEKDLESQPSNDTLVKLFSIEKYLIHFRTSLRTNLVMVDKLRKSKLFKLNESDEDLLDDIIIDFRQAVEMAEIYSKIMNEMMAFFSSIINNNLNTVMKLLTSITIIIAIPTLISSIYGMNIELPLQHTHYAFFIIMGVAAFSAIAGVLLFIFRKWI; encoded by the coding sequence ATGTACACAATCTACAAAAAATTTAATAATACATTGAAACAAATTGATAATATTGAAAAAGATTGTTGGATAAAAGTTGTGTCTCCTACTGAAAAAGAGATGGATTTCTTCACAGAAACCTTAGATTTACCAAGAGACTATTTCACTGATCTTCTTGATGTTGATGAAATTGCTAGGTTTGAACCCGAAGATAGATCTTTTTTTATTGTAATCAGAATACCTGTAATTACTACGAGAGGTGACGAAGTTGAATACAATACTATCCCACTTGGAATAATAATTATTCCAGACAGATGTATCATTACTGTCAGTTATAAAGATAACGAAATTATAGATACTTTCATTAATATTAAAAACCGTATAATGGATACAGAAAAAAGAGATCGCTCCTTACTACAAATTATTAGTAGATCAGTAAGTCTTTTTATAACATTTTTGAAACAGATAAGACAACAATCTAATATGATAGAAAAAGACCTTGAATCTCAACCCTCAAACGATACTTTGGTAAAACTTTTTAGTATCGAAAAATACTTAATTCATTTTAGAACAAGCTTAAGAACAAATCTAGTAATGGTTGATAAACTTAGGAAATCTAAACTTTTTAAATTGAATGAATCAGATGAAGATCTCTTAGATGACATCATAATTGATTTTCGACAAGCAGTGGAGATGGCAGAAATTTACAGCAAAATTATGAATGAGATGATGGCTTTCTTTAGCTCTATAATAAACAATAACCTTAATACAGTTATGAAACTGCTAACCTCAATCACAATAATTATTGCGATTCCAACCTTGATCTCTTCTATTTACGGTATGAATATAGAACTACCGTTACAACATACCCATTATGCTTTTTTTATAATAATGGGTGTTGCGGCGTTTTCAGCAATTGCTGGTGTTCTACTATTTATTTTTAGAAAGTGGATTTAA
- a CDS encoding MFS transporter, whose amino-acid sequence MDKLIKRRVIIVSILSMIMSFGFSSWSAMFNNYSVEILNLNSSEIGFIQSVREIPGLLGFIVVYLLIFIPESKLIGLMVALSGIGIFCTGLSGESSYIINLISTYTGLFSIQALNLTIFTLIMSLGFHYYEVSQSSLILHSVSRSESPKVLGLIGSYSAFGAALGLSIVMLVTKLGISMDLIYKIVGVVVIIGGVSGYLATRRSVDKPTRSGIKVKRKFVRYYILTFLSGSRRQIFVVFALYLLVEKHSIGVSTIALLMLTNQIITTYVKRKAGALIAKFGEQNVMKIDYLLLGFLFTGYAFIENTTILLSFYIIDGILFSFSIAITSYMHKISTEDELRSNVSLGMTINHIAAVIIPFAAGVVWMKYGHKPVFLSAVIISLMSLLTSLGVKKSTIKYEFKTT is encoded by the coding sequence ATGGATAAGCTGATAAAAAGGCGAGTAATTATAGTATCAATATTATCAATGATAATGAGTTTTGGTTTCAGTTCATGGTCGGCTATGTTCAATAACTATTCTGTGGAAATTTTAAATTTAAACTCTTCTGAGATAGGTTTTATCCAATCTGTACGAGAGATTCCTGGGTTATTGGGTTTTATTGTTGTGTATCTTTTGATATTTATACCTGAATCAAAATTAATCGGATTGATGGTTGCTTTGTCAGGTATCGGTATATTTTGCACAGGTTTATCTGGTGAGAGCAGTTATATTATTAATCTTATAAGTACTTACACTGGCTTATTTTCTATACAGGCATTGAATCTAACTATTTTTACGCTGATAATGTCATTAGGATTTCATTATTACGAGGTGTCTCAATCTTCACTGATTCTTCACTCTGTTTCACGTAGTGAGTCTCCTAAGGTTTTAGGTCTGATTGGTAGTTATAGTGCTTTTGGAGCGGCTTTAGGTTTGTCCATAGTAATGCTTGTAACTAAATTAGGTATAAGTATGGATTTAATATACAAAATTGTAGGTGTTGTTGTAATTATTGGGGGTGTCTCAGGTTATTTAGCCACAAGAAGATCTGTTGATAAGCCAACAAGATCAGGTATTAAAGTAAAAAGAAAATTTGTCAGATATTATATTTTGACTTTTCTATCTGGAAGTAGGAGGCAAATATTTGTTGTTTTTGCTTTGTATCTACTTGTTGAAAAGCATTCAATAGGTGTAAGTACTATAGCTTTACTGATGTTGACAAATCAGATTATCACTACTTATGTCAAGCGTAAGGCAGGAGCTTTGATAGCTAAATTTGGTGAACAGAATGTTATGAAAATCGATTATCTACTTTTAGGTTTTTTGTTTACTGGATATGCTTTTATAGAGAATACGACAATTTTGCTTTCGTTTTATATAATCGATGGAATTCTTTTTTCATTCAGTATTGCAATTACTAGCTATATGCATAAAATTTCAACTGAGGATGAGTTAAGATCCAATGTTTCTCTTGGAATGACAATAAATCACATCGCGGCAGTAATAATACCGTTTGCAGCAGGGGTTGTGTGGATGAAATATGGGCATAAACCGGTTTTCTTATCTGCTGTTATTATCTCTTTAATGTCGTTATTAACTTCCTTGGGTGTTAAAAAATCAACTATTAAATATGAATTTAAAACAACTTAA
- a CDS encoding peptidylprolyl isomerase, with product MRIFIILLAMVSLLLAKNPVAVFETTMGSIEVELWPEVAPNTVANFIGLAEGTKEWKDPKNGQMVSKPFYDGLTFHRVITDFMIQGGCPIGNGTGGPGYKFEDEFNKDANGNLLAKNEFGCISMANSGPNTNGSQFFIITKKDGTPWLDGRHSVFGKVISGMDVALDISKVKRDKMNKPEIPVVINKIIIRK from the coding sequence ATGAGAATTTTTATTATCTTACTCGCAATGGTTTCTCTTTTGTTGGCTAAAAATCCAGTTGCTGTTTTTGAAACTACCATGGGATCGATTGAAGTTGAATTATGGCCTGAAGTCGCACCGAATACAGTTGCAAATTTTATTGGTCTGGCAGAAGGAACGAAAGAGTGGAAAGATCCAAAAAATGGACAAATGGTCTCTAAACCATTTTATGATGGTTTAACTTTTCACAGAGTAATTACCGATTTTATGATACAAGGTGGTTGTCCGATTGGTAATGGTACTGGTGGTCCTGGATATAAGTTTGAGGATGAATTTAACAAAGATGCAAATGGAAATTTGTTAGCAAAAAATGAGTTTGGTTGTATTTCCATGGCAAATTCAGGTCCAAATACTAATGGTTCTCAATTTTTTATTATAACTAAAAAAGATGGTACTCCATGGCTTGATGGAAGACATTCTGTTTTTGGAAAAGTTATAAGTGGTATGGATGTAGCTCTTGATATTTCAAAAGTTAAAAGAGATAAAATGAATAAGCCGGAAATACCGGTAGTAATAAACAAAATAATTATTAGAAAGTAG
- a CDS encoding peptidylprolyl isomerase — protein sequence MENEVTKTDGDNKMSDSKNPVAIMETSMGTIKIELWPEVAPKTVENFIGLSEGTKEWTVPDNGEKVKKPFYDGLIFHRVIKDFMIQGGCPIGNGTGGPGYKFEDETMIEGSQRKITGKIENEQDAFEVYQQVFMPFIQSGGQSDELMTILTECQKAQSGKPIMEHEVEYYAKLIGKEINVMSGGTPRAKNEFGCISMANSGPNTNGSQFFIITKKDGTPWLDGKHTVFGKVIEGIDVALKIQDVATSQGDKPVEDVKIISVKIQK from the coding sequence ATGGAAAATGAGGTTACTAAAACTGACGGAGATAATAAAATGAGTGATTCAAAAAATCCAGTTGCAATAATGGAAACATCCATGGGTACGATTAAAATTGAACTTTGGCCAGAAGTTGCACCAAAAACAGTTGAAAATTTTATTGGTTTATCTGAAGGTACAAAAGAATGGACAGTACCCGATAATGGTGAAAAAGTAAAAAAGCCTTTTTATGATGGATTGATTTTTCATAGAGTAATTAAAGATTTCATGATTCAAGGAGGTTGTCCAATTGGTAATGGTACTGGTGGTCCTGGATACAAATTTGAAGATGAAACTATGATAGAGGGTTCTCAAAGAAAAATTACAGGTAAAATTGAAAACGAGCAGGATGCTTTCGAAGTTTACCAACAAGTTTTTATGCCTTTTATTCAATCAGGTGGACAAAGTGATGAGCTAATGACAATTCTTACAGAATGCCAAAAAGCTCAATCAGGAAAACCTATTATGGAACATGAAGTTGAGTATTATGCAAAATTGATTGGAAAAGAGATTAATGTTATGTCTGGTGGAACACCAAGAGCAAAGAATGAGTTTGGTTGTATTTCTATGGCTAATTCAGGTCCAAATACAAACGGTTCTCAATTTTTTATAATAACTAAAAAAGATGGTACTCCATGGCTTGACGGTAAACATACAGTCTTTGGAAAAGTAATCGAGGGTATTGATGTTGCTCTTAAAATTCAGGATGTAGCTACTAGTCAAGGCGACAAACCTGTAGAAGATGTCAAAATAATTTCAGTGAAGATTCAAAAATAG
- a CDS encoding bifunctional 5,10-methylenetetrahydrofolate dehydrogenase/5,10-methenyltetrahydrofolate cyclohydrolase, whose protein sequence is MAIHLIGKTVAKTLMEKIISDVEALKNSGIEPQLAVYMTDHDPASSVYAKMIVKNCKKAGVKPLHIVKSQDIGENEFLETLIELNNDDSVHGIIVMMPLPKHISESKVSELIDPNKDIDGINPINAGKTILGLNSFVPSTAQACIDILKGYDIKTSGKNVVVLGRSDIVGKPVASLLMQKGEFADATVTVCHSRSKNLQEITKKADILIAAIGKAEMIDESYCSEDQIIVDVGMNEKIDSEGNTGLCGDVKFSSVEKIVEMITPVPGGVSPLTHTALLNNLLKAIKIKKSIS, encoded by the coding sequence ATGGCTATTCATCTTATAGGGAAAACTGTTGCTAAAACATTAATGGAAAAAATTATTTCCGATGTAGAAGCGTTAAAAAATAGTGGAATTGAACCACAACTTGCTGTCTATATGACTGATCATGATCCTGCAAGTAGTGTTTATGCAAAAATGATTGTTAAAAATTGTAAGAAAGCAGGAGTTAAACCTCTTCATATAGTTAAATCTCAGGATATTGGTGAAAATGAGTTTCTTGAAACTTTGATAGAGTTAAATAATGACGACTCTGTACATGGTATAATTGTTATGATGCCGCTGCCAAAGCACATCAGCGAATCTAAAGTTTCTGAACTTATTGACCCTAATAAGGATATTGATGGAATAAATCCGATAAATGCAGGGAAGACAATTCTGGGTTTAAATAGTTTTGTTCCTAGTACTGCTCAAGCTTGTATTGATATCCTTAAGGGATATGATATTAAAACTAGCGGTAAAAATGTTGTTGTACTTGGTAGATCGGATATTGTTGGTAAACCTGTTGCTTCGCTTCTCATGCAAAAAGGAGAGTTCGCAGATGCTACGGTTACTGTGTGTCATTCAAGATCAAAAAATTTACAAGAGATCACTAAGAAAGCCGATATCCTCATTGCTGCCATCGGAAAAGCTGAAATGATAGATGAAAGCTACTGTAGTGAAGATCAGATAATTGTTGATGTTGGTATGAATGAGAAAATTGACTCTGAAGGTAATACTGGTTTATGTGGAGATGTGAAATTTTCATCTGTTGAGAAAATTGTGGAAATGATAACTCCTGTACCTGGTGGTGTAAGTCCTCTTACCCATACTGCATTGCTTAATAATCTTCTAAAAGCCATTAAGATAAAAAAAAGTATTTCATAA
- a CDS encoding response regulator, whose translation MKNEYKLKYLLTGFILFLPVVIIVIIQVYSFAVFKYKVKSDFKETLLEKYDVFNNTLKMTSEKFYVQSEALAYNVGLIVPLNYGVQYQVYDFLKKKIEEMGFYNITVLDRDLKPFASNNSASDFTKDIEFIKIPNISSVKSFYRYLNDRVLLTSVIEILYKSKILGYFVASKEFNVSEWPENSILVKDYEVISQAQNSSDFSNFYVKVISKGLNDGDYLYSKIPIMDYTDEIIAYIYFGDSYDNISDNNIIYSYLISSALLLLIVVVVFLSVKLGRKISDPIALISDISIEIADGNYYTVDRLARIRKSGITEIENLKNNFKKMVEYISSSQIELIEARNQALEMTRIKSEFLANMSHEIRTPLNGIIGSLEVIKNNKKGNIEDFFNIISQSSDSLLKIINDVLDFSKIEAGKLKIDNVEFDLYDSLLRSINTFSIQAVSKGLDVIFDVPKDYPIVISDDTRIQQIVNNILSNAVKFTNEGYVWLKAIFKENILTIEIEDSGIGIRKEYLNSIFDSFSQADSAVSRKFGGTGLGMSITKKLIDLMNGDIQVFSPVNKFKPETPGSKFVVTIPMISSSIVKRDAFFVKRISRVAIYCQFFKRNFFENFFGQIGIKPLFFSNPLLIQDDNTNTIILIDMKDDYIQDINNLNYISEKFKKSKIIVITGKDNLTNKENISFISKPITLEKVNSLFILNDQKEESNLRVLSNLKVLVAEDNEINRKVMKELLKKIGISDVVMVNNGYDVVELAESKKFDIIFMDIMMPGKDGFSATIDIRDKGIVTPIVALTANSLKESIDKSKEVGMQGYILKPVKSEKLIEITEALVKGTIENLDKSEIEEKIEVVMNDIKIIDLDEALSQLGDKEFYFELIDEYIENVEQKIIEIANDLDNERYDQIGSIVHSIKGMSTNLCLGKISELTITIDKKMKVNPTSFYKNDLINLKDKFNELKLYYLEIKK comes from the coding sequence ATGAAAAATGAGTACAAGCTAAAATATTTACTAACTGGATTCATTCTGTTCCTTCCAGTTGTGATAATAGTAATAATTCAGGTTTACAGTTTTGCAGTTTTCAAATATAAAGTAAAGTCTGACTTTAAAGAAACGTTGTTAGAAAAGTATGATGTATTCAATAATACATTAAAGATGACTTCCGAGAAATTTTATGTTCAGAGTGAAGCTTTAGCATATAATGTAGGATTGATTGTTCCTCTAAATTATGGAGTGCAATATCAAGTCTATGATTTTTTAAAAAAAAAAATTGAAGAGATGGGTTTTTATAATATCACTGTTCTCGACAGAGATCTGAAACCCTTTGCGTCTAATAACTCAGCTTCTGATTTTACAAAAGATATTGAATTTATCAAAATACCAAATATTTCAAGTGTGAAATCGTTTTATAGATATTTAAATGACAGGGTTTTATTAACATCTGTTATAGAAATTTTATACAAGAGTAAAATACTTGGTTATTTTGTAGCTTCAAAGGAGTTCAATGTTTCTGAATGGCCTGAAAATAGTATTTTAGTGAAAGATTATGAGGTGATTTCTCAGGCTCAAAATAGCTCCGATTTTTCTAACTTCTATGTTAAAGTTATTTCTAAAGGGTTGAACGATGGGGATTATTTATATTCTAAAATTCCAATAATGGATTATACTGATGAAATTATTGCTTATATATATTTTGGTGATAGCTATGATAATATCTCAGATAATAACATAATCTATTCATATTTGATTTCATCAGCGTTATTACTATTGATTGTTGTTGTAGTATTTTTAAGTGTAAAGCTAGGCAGGAAAATTTCAGATCCCATTGCTTTAATATCAGATATCTCAATAGAAATAGCCGATGGTAATTATTATACTGTTGATAGACTTGCCAGGATCAGGAAATCGGGGATTACTGAAATTGAGAATTTAAAAAATAATTTTAAAAAAATGGTGGAATATATCTCAAGCTCACAAATAGAATTGATTGAAGCTAGAAATCAAGCACTTGAGATGACGAGAATAAAATCAGAGTTTTTAGCAAATATGAGCCATGAAATTAGAACCCCATTGAACGGTATTATAGGTTCGTTAGAAGTTATAAAAAACAACAAGAAGGGTAATATTGAGGATTTCTTTAATATTATTTCTCAATCATCAGATTCTTTATTAAAGATTATAAACGATGTTCTGGATTTCTCAAAGATTGAAGCAGGTAAGTTGAAAATTGATAATGTTGAGTTTGACCTTTATGACTCTTTACTGAGAAGTATTAATACTTTTAGTATTCAGGCTGTATCTAAGGGACTTGATGTAATTTTTGATGTTCCAAAAGATTATCCTATTGTAATCTCTGATGATACAAGAATACAACAAATTGTAAATAATATTCTGAGTAATGCTGTCAAGTTTACAAATGAAGGATATGTTTGGTTGAAAGCTATTTTTAAAGAAAACATTTTAACAATTGAGATAGAGGATAGTGGTATTGGTATACGCAAGGAGTACTTAAATTCCATTTTTGATTCGTTTTCACAGGCAGACAGTGCTGTTAGCAGAAAATTTGGAGGCACTGGTCTCGGAATGTCTATAACAAAAAAACTAATAGATTTAATGAATGGAGATATTCAAGTTTTTTCGCCAGTTAATAAATTTAAACCTGAGACACCTGGAAGTAAATTCGTAGTTACAATTCCAATGATATCATCTAGCATAGTTAAAAGAGATGCTTTTTTTGTGAAAAGGATCTCGAGAGTGGCAATTTATTGTCAATTTTTCAAAAGGAATTTTTTTGAGAATTTCTTCGGACAAATTGGAATAAAACCATTGTTCTTTTCTAATCCCCTTTTAATTCAAGACGATAATACGAATACTATAATTTTAATAGATATGAAAGATGACTATATTCAGGATATAAATAATTTGAACTATATTTCTGAAAAATTCAAAAAATCCAAGATTATAGTCATAACTGGAAAGGATAATCTTACAAATAAAGAAAATATTAGTTTTATTTCAAAACCTATAACCTTGGAAAAAGTTAATTCTTTGTTTATTCTTAATGATCAAAAAGAGGAATCAAACTTGAGGGTTCTATCAAATCTAAAAGTTCTGGTTGCTGAAGATAATGAGATTAATAGAAAAGTAATGAAAGAATTACTGAAAAAGATAGGTATCAGTGATGTTGTAATGGTTAATAATGGCTATGATGTTGTTGAGTTAGCTGAGAGTAAAAAATTCGATATCATATTTATGGATATAATGATGCCTGGTAAAGATGGTTTTTCTGCTACAATTGATATTAGAGATAAAGGTATAGTAACTCCAATTGTAGCTTTAACTGCAAACTCATTAAAGGAGAGTATCGATAAATCTAAAGAAGTTGGTATGCAAGGCTATATTCTAAAACCTGTTAAATCTGAAAAACTTATTGAGATAACTGAAGCATTGGTTAAAGGAACTATTGAAAACCTTGATAAATCTGAAATTGAAGAAAAAATAGAGGTGGTTATGAATGATATTAAAATAATTGACTTAGATGAAGCTTTATCCCAACTGGGAGATAAGGAGTTTTACTTTGAATTGATTGATGAATATATTGAGAATGTTGAGCAGAAAATTATAGAGATAGCGAATGATCTCGATAATGAAAGATATGATCAGATTGGTTCAATAGTTCATTCAATAAAAGGAATGTCCACAAACCTTTGTTTAGGAAAAATTTCTGAATTGACAATTACAATTGATAAAAAAATGAAGGTTAACCCTACCAGTTTTTATAAAAATGATTTGATAAATTTAAAAGATAAATTTAATGAATTGAAATTATATTATTTGGAGATAAAAAAGTAA
- a CDS encoding PAS domain S-box protein — protein MRLVKFRTLYSVLIILFLTSLIFVRYLSERERFVLVSENLKKNLSEIELKTANRNIDLYVDVVDRFYQEENNRIREKAVEYMFLFRNRYGASDNYDFWSSMNQKDNLAIILTNLDDISETSFSKYFFVLHANSGVLYKNRVSKIDDFLRFFAISEISNKDYYSVDNFIFMSFKNNEYIIGLDLNFNIDDRDLTYFFDDFSRKLDQNNEMIYYITNTEGQIFSSNDKNTINTFLQDYPLFRGDQLYKKSLIENNNECYQITDISGNEFSVKVRKYSKFGFVLYIGDKINTFELGSKIENLLDSFVLDDLYLSSGILLSFLLFLYLLKVFIDKDFKKMLRSFEKSEGEASYYFDEFAHIDLLFHERLSLLNNRISEYSRTDKLFSDFIDQVDEFIIIKSLDDKYVKVNKKFRDLVKLKDEQIVNKTPFELGYDIEFVKKRREIEKRILETNMPEVSVFSASLSSSLGIRWLEEITFPILDENGKIIYIGTTSRDITDRKQFEEKIKLQHKELEEAYENLKKSQSIIINQEKLASIGVMLAGIAHEINNPLHSIKLNFSSIMLNYDEIERYIRLLLDRDIIKKDSENISVLEALEETKVLFENDMKNFSRIENIIASTRRNTHQSDVKTFENLNTIIDDSIMMLSNKLTSKVRIIKVFDDNLKIVKVNRTEISQVIFNLLSNSIDAIISKNNDEKGMIIIETLNDLTAMSSKVRIIDNGTGIKRENIGKLFDPFFTTKPVGKGTGLGLNIVYRTVSGNGGKIGVESKEGAGSKFEISFPTIETGVFLDETIQLTSST, from the coding sequence ATGAGACTTGTAAAATTTCGGACACTTTATTCAGTTTTGATAATCTTGTTTCTTACTTCTCTTATATTTGTTCGATACTTATCTGAAAGAGAAAGATTTGTTTTGGTTTCAGAAAATCTTAAGAAGAATCTATCTGAGATAGAGTTGAAAACTGCCAATAGAAATATTGATTTATATGTAGATGTTGTAGATCGATTTTATCAAGAAGAAAATAATAGAATCAGAGAAAAAGCTGTAGAATATATGTTTTTGTTTAGAAATAGATACGGGGCATCAGATAACTATGATTTTTGGTCATCTATGAATCAAAAAGATAATCTTGCAATAATCCTAACAAACTTAGATGATATCTCTGAAACAAGTTTTTCTAAATATTTTTTTGTTTTGCATGCTAATAGTGGCGTATTGTATAAAAATAGGGTTAGTAAAATTGATGATTTTTTACGTTTTTTTGCAATATCAGAGATTTCAAACAAAGATTATTACAGTGTTGATAATTTTATTTTTATGTCATTCAAGAATAATGAATATATAATTGGTTTAGATTTGAATTTTAATATTGATGATCGTGACTTAACCTATTTTTTTGATGATTTTTCTAGAAAACTTGATCAAAATAACGAGATGATTTACTATATCACTAATACAGAGGGGCAGATTTTTTCTAGTAATGATAAAAATACAATAAATACTTTTTTGCAAGATTATCCTCTCTTTAGGGGTGATCAATTATATAAGAAATCTCTAATAGAGAACAATAATGAATGTTATCAAATTACAGATATATCAGGAAATGAGTTTTCTGTTAAAGTTAGAAAATATTCAAAGTTTGGATTTGTTTTATATATAGGAGATAAAATAAATACTTTTGAATTAGGAAGTAAAATTGAAAACCTTTTAGATAGTTTTGTATTGGATGATTTGTATTTAAGTAGTGGGATTCTTTTATCTTTTCTTTTATTTTTGTATTTGTTAAAGGTATTTATTGATAAAGATTTTAAAAAAATGCTTAGAAGTTTTGAAAAATCAGAAGGAGAAGCTTCTTATTATTTTGATGAATTTGCACATATTGACCTTTTGTTTCATGAAAGACTCAGTTTGTTAAATAATAGGATAAGTGAATATTCGAGAACGGATAAATTATTTTCAGATTTTATAGATCAAGTTGATGAATTCATTATAATAAAATCTCTGGATGATAAATATGTAAAAGTTAACAAGAAATTTAGAGATTTAGTAAAATTAAAAGATGAACAGATTGTTAATAAAACACCTTTCGAGTTGGGGTATGATATAGAGTTTGTTAAGAAAAGAAGAGAAATTGAAAAGAGGATTCTTGAAACAAATATGCCTGAGGTTTCTGTATTTTCAGCTTCGCTCTCTTCAAGCTTAGGTATCAGATGGCTGGAAGAGATTACTTTTCCAATTCTTGATGAAAACGGAAAAATTATCTATATCGGCACAACTTCAAGAGATATTACTGATAGAAAACAATTTGAAGAGAAGATTAAATTGCAGCATAAGGAGTTGGAGGAGGCTTATGAAAATCTTAAGAAAAGTCAGAGCATAATCATTAATCAAGAGAAATTGGCTTCTATTGGTGTAATGCTTGCTGGAATTGCCCACGAGATAAATAATCCTTTGCACTCTATAAAATTAAATTTTAGTTCGATTATGTTAAATTATGATGAAATAGAGAGGTATATACGACTATTGCTTGATAGGGATATCATTAAAAAAGATAGTGAAAATATTTCAGTTTTAGAAGCTTTGGAAGAAACAAAAGTCCTGTTTGAAAATGATATGAAGAATTTTTCAAGAATTGAGAATATTATTGCTTCTACGCGAAGAAACACTCATCAATCAGATGTGAAAACATTTGAAAATTTAAACACAATCATAGATGATTCAATAATGATGTTATCTAATAAGCTTACAAGTAAAGTTCGGATTATTAAAGTTTTTGATGATAACTTGAAAATTGTAAAAGTGAATAGAACCGAAATTAGTCAAGTAATTTTTAATTTGCTAAGCAACTCAATTGATGCTATAATCTCAAAGAACAACGATGAGAAGGGTATGATAATAATTGAAACTCTAAATGATTTAACTGCGATGAGTAGCAAAGTTAGAATAATTGATAATGGAACTGGAATTAAAAGAGAAAATATAGGGAAGTTATTTGATCCTTTTTTTACAACTAAACCGGTTGGTAAAGGGACAGGTTTAGGTCTAAACATAGTTTATAGAACTGTAAGTGGCAATGGGGGCAAAATAGGAGTCGAATCAAAAGAAGGTGCAGGATCAAAATTTGAAATATCTTTTCCAACAATCGAAACAGGGGTTTTTTTAGATGAAACAATTCAACTTACTTCTAGTACTTAA